The sequence GTACCATTAGACCGGTCATAGGCTTGTTCGTCAAATCAAGATTCTGAGTTGAGCTCTAGGTACTTCATCGTGTCGATCCGGTAGCAAGGATTCCCACAAACCGACGGGATTTGCACATTGAATGACCACAATTCTCCAATATTGGGGTGGGGGGAAATTCATGAGCATTGAAGAAGCCTGGTTGTGCCCAATTTTGATTCTTCAGATCCTCTCTGTCGATCTATGCTGCCGATAATCCCTGTTAGTTCCCACATCTAACGGCGTCGATCCTGGTGTATTCGATGGATTAATTGTTCGACCCGACATTGCCGAAAATCGATTCAAAGCTCCGGACAGCAAGTCAGTGGCACCAGTGGTCTCTTTTGTGATCTATGACTTCGCAGTAGTGACATGAACGCATTCAGTATAAGTCCAATGTGCATTCTGGAGATGAATTCCCATCAGGATCGTCGACGTTCTGTCTTTCGGATCTCTTGCCAGCAGGCGGCGACCGGCACTTCTTTTCGGTACGCCGTTGGGGAGGGAGGATCATCTTTGTCTTCTTGGCTCGTTGATCATGAAAGACAAGTCTCACATTCATGACCGGAAGCTTCCACAGTCGGGCCCCTTGAGCAATCAGTCCTGGTCGACTTTTCTGTCTCATCTGACCGATACCGATTCTGGGTCGACTGTCGTCCAGGAAGAGAACATTCGACGATGTGCATCACCAGATTGGCGGATCTGGCACATTCGCAAATTTGAGAACTGTCTGATCGCCGATTGCTGGGTCCATTTGGGTACGTATGTGCTGTGCGAATTTCTTGGTGGGGTCCTACTTGCTCGGTGGACCAAATCTCAGATGAGTGGGCGGCTCGGTCTGCATCCGTGGGTGGTCGTGCAGATCGCTGATTGCTGGTCAACGATTTCACGTGGAACGTTGCAAATCGCTCTCACCTCCCAGGGTCAATCCCAACCGTTTTTTTTGAGTAGCTTTTGATCGGCTGTCAGCGGGAATCTCGACAGTCGtcagagaaaaaggaaacaaaaaaaaaaactcaatTCTTCATCTACCTCATCGTTGCCGGTTGGGTTTAACATGACAACAAGATAGACAGATGTCAATGATGCTCCACGTGGCTGGCCGCTAGAAACGGAACATCCACTTCCGGACCCGGCAGGTAGAAAGTGGACAACTTCGATTGTTATGGATCTTTGCCAATGCCGGGTCGGTCCACGGGCAACTCGATGTGATCATATCCAGTCTGGTGGGCGACATGAATTTCATGTAGCAGTTTCCCCTCAGGTCGCATCAGGGAACCACACCCGCTTCACGGCCTCGTGCAATGATCAGATTGTTGAGAGATTCCGTCGATCATCGTTCTTGTCAAGTCCCCCGACACTGGCCTGGAGCCCAGTGCTCTCCATTTTGCTCCCAGCCGCCTTGTCGCGTACAAGACGAGAGACGGTTTAGTGTCCGGTGTCCAGCGTCCAGCGGACATCACTGTATAAAGCCAAATACGTAAACGGGAGTATTCCGAGCGCCAGTGGTCCCGAAGCGAAGCCGAACCCAGCAACGGCCCTCGATGGatttgagattgagattccGTTTGCTTGGTGCTCCATCCTCGACTAGAATGTCCGTAGATTGATCCGGACTTGAGGAGGCTTCGTGGGAAAGTGGAATCCATTTCAATTTGACCGGTGCTGCGTTCAGCAGCCCTGCGCCCATTTGCTCCTCCAACAGTAGTGCCCGCGCGATACGAGAGCCACTCACGGGCGCATCCATTGGTCTCGTCGTCTCGGCCGGCCCAAAGTGAATATGATTTCATCACCACAAGACAGGGCCAGAccacccctcccctctctcgaTCGGTTAGCACGGTTTCAACCCCCGGTCCTCGATCAAATCAGCTCATTTCAACAACATGAGATCAATTTTTCCTCTGTCGAAACAAAACCGAATtatctccccccccccccaaagatCAGCTACTGTCACCAAGTAGAGATTTAGAGTTTCTCTATTCCCTTGGGTAGTCCCGGGGCCATGCTCGTGTGCCTGAGTCTCGGCCACAAGGCCCCTCCAATCTCGTTCGCGATCAGATCGCGAGGGTATTTTGCCACTGCAAAGCCGGGCCTCGAACACGACCCATCGTGAATAATATTTTCATCACGCGCAGGCGGTCGCTGTGGTCGGCCGAATGTGAGTGATGGACCCAGCAGGAAGACCCGGAAGGATTCAAGGTTGGGAGTCTGGTGTCATTCGACAGAAGTGTCACGGAGGTCCCTCACGTTGGTGGCTTTTCCAAGTATGGATCATGGATAAAGTGGTACAGGTCACTGTCGGTAAGGTGCCGCGTGCAGACTGTCAGTGTATTTCCACGCGGACTGTGGACTTGGCCTTCGGACCAAAGGCTTCGACTGGATCCCTTCGAGACGATCACCGATCAACCCTCCACGCGAGTCCACCCGCAAATACCTCGGCTTTCGCCACATGGTTCTGTTGCTGTCGCAAGCTTCCGGGTTCATCCCAATGTCGACCTGAAAGCCTTGCACTCCGCCCCCCCCTGCAAATGCAGCAGATGATACTGACGCACGCCGGTTGGAATATtggcccccctccctctcgcTATGCACCTCACGGCCACCCTTGAATTGAAAGAAGGGGCCATGCGCCCAAGTGCGATCACCTAACAATAGACTTTCTCGATGAGGGGCCAAGACCTGATATAGGCAAGGGAAACCACAAGAATATCACGACACAAAAACCAGACTCGCACGGGCAGTCCATAAATGGGCGATAGGCTCGGTACCTCACACTGGGGAAAAATCCCTCGAGTGTCCAGCCTATGAAGTTGGACCGAGCAGACTCGCTGGGGTTTCGCATGGAACACCATTACCATTTTCTCTTCGAACCAGCCCAGGAGGATACAAGGGGAAACCTCGCGGTCGCTTGCTCTCTGGGGGTCCCCCTcatgttctttttctctcactaGCCTAGAGTTTGTTCATGCAGGAAATATCCGCTAGGCCCTCGTGCCTCGATAGAGTCCCTGTCCTCCGCCAGATGCGCATCAGATCGAAGTGGAGACCTCTTTTTGAGGCGACCATCTGGAGACAGGATGGGGTCTACCTGGCGATCGGCCATTCACAATCCGCCGGCTTCTGTGCATCCACCAGTTTTCGGCGCTGAATGCCTCCTTTGGGCACCACCGGACCCCCTCTGGATCCACCGTCACCCACACTGGAGACCTCAGAGGCCCCGGCGGATTGGCGCCCGACGGGTGATTTTCCATGGTACGCTCAGTGCAAATTGCCTCGCCTTTACAAAGTCAAAAATCCAGCACACAATCCCGCTCCCAAAAAGTGGCACGCTTcttggatgagagagagagagagagaggccaGACAATCCTCATTCTTGGTGGGACAATTTGGTTTTCCCCGTCCGGAGCCGGTGTCCAGCTCGGTTAAGGTTTACTGGAATGCGCGTCTCACGGACCTCCAGGCGGGACTTGCGTGGTACCTCTACTCCGCTGGGCTGGCGTGGTCATTGGTAGAAGGTGGTCCTGGTGTAATAGATTGATGGAGAATCCATTTCATAAAGGGACCTTGCGAGGTCGAGGGCTTGTTCTTTCGGCGGGTAGATCTAGGGACAGATGGGGGGGCAGTGGTCTGGGAGTAATCTCGCACTGTATCGTGTAGAGTGCAAGGTTGTCGTGATGTACGAGGGCggctggagaagagaccaTGACCCGCATGGTCAGCTCATGTCCCATCCTCCTCTGGGCCGAGGAGACAAAGGGTTGCGAGGATCATTCAGCTGCGCCGACAGAGCCCCGAGATGATGGTCTCTGGCCCTCGAGTCATCGAATCGACACGAGAGAGCCCTGTCCGGTATGGAGAAATGTACCGCAGGTTCCGCGGCTCTCGGTGGAGACGATATGACTGCTATGGGAGACAATTTGACAGATATGGCTCCGCCAGTGGCCAGCAGCCACCGGTCACTAGGTCGTCCATACTCCATACTATGGATCATTAGAATATTCTCGGCAGGCACCGCAACGTTTAAGCGATGGTCCTGGATCGCtggcggggggggggggttccagGTGGCGTACATTCCAGTGCCGTGAATCATGCCTACCAATTTTGgatcatttctttttgtttttttgggggcTGCGTTCTTGATGCACGTTGGTCCAAATGATCATAGACATGACGacttccccttctctctctcccacgcccccccctcctcctcctctgttTCAGGCACTTGAAAGCACGGCATTCCCCATCGCTGCATTCCTTGAAACCGTTTCGGTCTCAGCATCAAGCTGCACGCACATCGCCCCGGGTCGGGGCAGGCCGACGGTGTTCTTCACTTCTACGGAAGTGTTCCAGTCGGATTCCAACTCGTGTGAACATCACTCTGAGGGCCAGTTTTGTGAGAGTCGAAGAGACCAACTGACCGTCGCCACCGGTCAGTCCCCGTCGTGAGAACGACGTAGAATCACCccaagggggggaaaaaagaaaagaaaaggaactgGACCAGTCTTGATCGCACCGTGCAGATCAGCTCTTCAGTGTTTGGACAAGCCCGGAGTTCCATCTTTCGTCTTCCAGTAGCATCATGAAGCTTCCTCCGCCGGCGGTCATGGCGACCTGGCCAACGCCGAATTATATCGATCCAGTCACCCGTGGGCATGGTGTGCTCTACGTGAACGTCATCTTCACTTCACTCGCACTGCTGGTGGTCGCTCTTCGGCTGTACACTCGCTTTCGAATCACATGCAGTGCCGGTGTGGACGATGCACTGATCGTGATCGGTCTGGCCTTTACCATTGCCATGGTAGCGGTGACTTCATTGGCGACAGAGACTTGGGGATGGAATCGACATGTCTGGGATGTGCCACCGACCTGGCTTCCCACCGTCCAGAAACTCAATATCGTTTTCCAGATCATGTTCTCCTGGGCCTCCAGTGTCACCAAGATCTCCCTGCTGTGGTTTTGTCGTCGCCTGCTCGGTGCCGGCAAGGGTAACTTTGTCTGGTATAACTGGGCCTTTATCGGAtcgatggtggtggtcgcaGTCACCTGTTTGGCGTTTACCTTGACCAGCATCTTTCAATGCCGGTAAGTTGCTATCCCTTCTCCCCCcgtccttctcctcgggcACGGATCTATCAGCATGGCTAATTGGTCAACTTGCAGACCCATCAAGGCCTACTGGACGGTCAGTCCGGCCTTTCCTCATACATGCATCGACGAAGGCAACCTCCTCTTTGCCGCCAGTGTGATCAACATCTTCACCGATTTCCTGGCCACGGCGATCCCCATCCCGTTGATCTGGAGTCTCAAATTGCCAACCCGGCAACGTCTCGCGGTCATTTCGATTTTCGGGCTGGGGATCATGGTCAATGTGGCTGGGTCTTTCCGCACAGTCTACGTGTGGGAAAGTATGGTCGTGGGCTGGGATAGAACCTGGCTGAGCTGGCCGATCTTGATCGCCGCCTCGGTAGAAATCAATCTTGGTCTGGTACGTTTGGATATGTCTTTGTCTTTAGTACTCGTTGCGAAATGGAACCTCGCCTTCCAGGGGTCCATGAGCAACAAACCACCCACAATCAAGACGACccaaaaaaggggggaaaaaagaaaaaagaaaaaagagaccatAGCGACAAGACTAACCACACGCTCACAGATCTGCTCCTCCGCTCCCGCCCTCCGTCCCCTCGTCGCCGCATTCCTCCCACGCCTCCTTGGCTCCTCTCGCCACTACAACACCTCCAACGCCCGCAGTCGATCTCAAAAACCCTGGACTAGCACAGCCCGGTCCCAGCAGCATCTCACCGGACGCGGCCAAGCCTCGCAGGACGTCGACCTCGACAATGACCGCTTCGAAATCATGCGCACCGTCGAAATGGAAACATGGTCCGAGTCTCGCATCCCGCATCACGAGAATATAGGACACACCTTTGACATTGGCACCGAGGGTCGTGCGAGATCACCCAATACCAGTCTGGATCTGAAGAATGGTCCGGCCGTTTTTTCATCCGCGGCCAGTGACAAGTCGTCGAGTACTTTGTCAAGAGATGAGGCCTTTTATGGGAGGCGGTGATTGGAAGATGAATTTGGCACGAGGCTATTATTCCCTCCCTATTGAACCCCAGTGCCCGTTTTGGATCAAAAGGGGCGGGTCTGTCATCTCAtttcactttctttctcttatgcctcttcccttttttttcttccctttcttctctttttcaattcttGTAAATTCTTTCTCACTTtcccttgttttttttttcttccctcttcctctccctcacTGTCTAgacggtttttttttttttgatatcCACGTGACTATATTATATGATACAATATTTTCTTCTCATATCATTTTCCCGCgccagaaaaaagaacaaagcAAATTAAACAAATTACAACGTagaaataaaaacaaaaaaccaGAAGCGAATCCACTAGGAGCCTCCAACTAGAAAGCGACCCCCGGATCAATCTTTCGGTGCGAGCCTAAAAGGCTGGCTCTCATCAAACCTGGACCGCCGCAACAAAGACACGTTGGGCCAAGAACAGGTCTGGCTGGCCTGGCCGAATAGAGCTTGGAAGGAATCTAATGAAGTGATTAATATCCACTAGATTGGCTTTCTGATAAGAAAAGCATTGTGCGGGGGAAAATCAGGGCAGACTTACGTGTGGGTCTATTTGATTCTCAGGATGGTAATCATTTGCGGCAAAGCAAAAAACAATAAAACAATTTAAAGAACAAGGTAAAAAAAATAGtgagagacaaagaagaaaTAACCCAAGAAGTCTTTAAAAGAGAAAgtgatttttggggggggaaaacaaaaaaaaaagtcactTCTTGTGAGGGTACTACTCCCTACAACCAGTATTCGTAGGTTTTAGTATTCATTGTATACACATCTACTTATCGGCTGGGTCGAAAGTGAGCGAGAGATATGTTAAAGCAGTAATAGGTAGTGAAAAGATATGTACTAGAGACAGAAGCAGTCCAGGGCGTGGAATTATGCTCATCCCATGAATAACCATGGAACGCTTGTCCCAAACGCATCATCGTACAAAGGGGTAAAAAGCAGGTAAAAAGATGTGCAGTAGATACATGGTCTGATTTAAAAATCACGCATGTCAATCCTTTGATATTGCCTCCGCTACGGCTTCGGCTTCGGCTTCCAGTTGTTTCCCCTCGTCTTCGGGGGATACCGTCGTCTGTGGTCCTTTGAAGGTCTTTCTTGCGTGAATAAAGTAATACAGTAATGCCCCGAGCCATAGTGCTCCGTTGATGACGACCGTATAGTTCATATTTTTGACTGTGTTTGGAAAAAATGAATTTGTTAGCCCCgtttctctcttcatctcgctcaatttgcaaaaaaaaaaaaaaaaaaagagaagaagaagaaaagcaaaggTCAGACTCACCTCCCGGATCTGGTCCCCCGTTCGGAATCATACACAACACAATCGCAAATCCCAGATAAATCACCGCAATCCACGCAATTGGTTTACTCAAATATCGACCCGTATAAAACTCTCCGGGAACAAACTTCTCCTGGCCCCACAGCAGACGTGCCAGGATGGGCGTCAACCATGCGAGATCATTCCCGGCGACGGCGAGAGAGAATAGTGCATTGGCGGCGGCGTTGTCGATCAGAGCGAGGAGGCCGATGACGACGGATGCAGCGATGATGCCGCAGACCATGCGGACGGGCTGGTAACGGGTGAGTTTGCTTTGGCTGACTTTGCGGAAGAacgaggagaaagggagggcGCCGTCGCGGGAAAAGGCCCAGCTTTGACGTGAGGCGGCGAGGACCTTGATGAGATAGAAGGTGAGATGGGGCTGGGCatgaaagatggagagatggGGACTAGGGCCGGAGAGGTATCCGCAAAAGAAAATCTAATCACTGGAGAGAAAACATCAAAAGCAAGGAGGACACTCACGATACTCAATCCCATGAAGAACTGGACTGTCATCACTACAGCCATGAAACCCAGAGCCCCATTCTTACCCAGCGCATCGTAGTAGATCTATCAGATGTCAGAATATCATTTTGGAGCAATGACATCTTCACCACACAAAGAGTCCCACATCCTCAGTGCGACCAAGCCTCCCTtgggaaaaagagaactaaatagagaaagaaaaaaaaaaggaaaagagatcCGACTTACTTGAGCCATGGGCTGTCCGAAACTAGTACCCAAGATCCCCTCGATATCCTGCCTCATACTCGTGGCGATGACCACCATGGACAGGAATCCCAAAATTCCACACATCCCAGTTGACGTGATAATCCCCAACGGCACCGCCCGCGCCGCGTGAGTCGCTTCTTCACTCATATGCACACACGAGTCAAATGCACCAATGGTCCAGATCGGCGAGAGCCATGCCAGCATGAATGCCCAGCCTGTGGGCCAGGTAGTATAGTTCTCGACATCGCCGAAGATGTACGAGCCCGAATTGACCGGGGGCGCATTCCGGGCCTTCCCCACGGGCAAAGCAACCGCGGTGGCCACGACGAGGCCGATGTTCAAAAAGATACAAATCGATTGGATCTTGGGCATGATTCGACCACCATAGACGGCAATGATTCCGTGAGTGACTACGGTCGCCGCGTATGTACCGTAGATGACTGGTCGAGATGCGGTCCAGGTCCCGTCGCGGGCGAGGGAGACCATGGAGAGTATCATGTTGGCGAAGCCGTCTGGTGAACCATAAAAGTTGGAATCAATTGGGTGGAACCAGATCTATTTCTTTCTCACGACTCAACTTACAATCAATCGAGCAGATGCCTCCAACCAGGCCCATGGTGTTGCTGTATCCCACCACGAAGCTCAAGGGATTCTTCCACTTGTCGGCGGCGAAATAATGTGTCCAGAAATAGAGACCGCCAGCGGTGGGCATGGCCGATGCCAGATCCGCCTAGTTGATGAAATGGACTCTCAGTCAGTTATACGAGGAATGCCAAATCCCTTGAGGAATCACACGCACATACGGCGGCCTTGAACTGGACTTAAAAGAGAAGACGAACAAAATGCATAACTCACCAGAGCCAGACTGacgatgaaaatgaaaaagcTCGCCGCCAGCCAGCCTAATACATGAGATCAGTCATCTTCCCAAGACCAAAGGGTAATTGGAAATCTCATACCCTAGAGACGATCAAATGTCAGCATatccaaaacaaaaaaacccccctccaCACCATTCCCCTTTCAAGACAATTTTCATACTCCTCGACAAATCACAGTGACCAGGAAGGGATTCATTTACCCAAACCATACCCACAGGACCCGCAGGCATTGAAAAGGCCAACGTCGAGGCAATCGACGGCAAAAGGCCCATGATACTAAACGCGACGGCAAAGATCTGGACGGTGGAATAATGTCGTCGCAACTCCTGTTTATATCCCAACGTTGCTGATCATTGATTCAAACCATCAGCCCGAAATCATCCCCAATATAGTCTTCTGAAGCTGTTGGATCAAAGGGAATTTGACGCAAGGCGAAACATACCAAGCAATTCTGTGTCTCCCACCTCGGCCGCTTCATCAATGGAATCTCCAATTGTAAAGGGGGGCTTTTCATCGCCCGAACGCGAGGACTTGACCGTCTCGTGATCCATCTTGTAATGCGATAcccgatgaggaagagggggtgaGAAGGATTTAATGGGAAGAAGGACGAAAGGGCAAATCCCTCGTGTGCTGGCGAAGAGCTGGAGTGATTTCCAGTGGGCCACGTGCCCCAAGACAGAGACAATTGGACTACCGCAAGTTTGACCAACTCACGTATCCTACTGAGCGCGAGATGAAGATGTTGGCAGTAGTCCAAGTGACAAGGAAgcaagggggagggggagagaggggtaCACTTTGACAATGGACAGTGAAGAGctcgaggaaaagagaaggcttcttttttcttgtccggGCTATTTCTCAACCTTTGTACTACTCTTCTCTTCGGTTGAATCATTGTGATGCCAGGCGACACCATTATCGCAAGCTCTCCGGCAGTATCTACTTCCCCTCACTTCGGATCCACTAATTGAACTGGTCAAGACCGGACGAGTCTATACGTTCCTACTACACAAGTTTAGCGTCTGGCGGAAGGTGATGAAAGGTACTCCCATGTACCACGTCAGAGTTCTGGCCTGAATCCTTCGGTatcggaggaggaggaggagccaGTCCTGCCATGGAGGTGGATTACCTATCTTATCACAGAGAATTCCACTTACTCTCGCGAAATCGAGCGGGGAATGCGAAAGCTGAGGGGCTGTTAACTTTAAAATGCAGAGGGACGATAAACGAGTCATCTACTCCCGACTGAGGGGGGCGTTTACGAGAGGGAAATCATGTCTCAATAGGGTTTGGCCTGCGTTGGAGATCATCGCCAGGGTGAGAGACTCCCGAGATAACGACTCTGTCTCCCTGGGGAAAGTCGTGCGCTTGCTTGTCAGTCGGAGCGATGTAGCGTGAAAGATAAGAAAGCCGGTCTGTCGTACACCATTGATCGTGAAAAAAGTTAACAATCTCTCAGACATTGCTGCTAGGACTCGATTTTTCTGTCAATTGAGGGTTGCTGCGATAGAAGAGTCCGTCTGTATACGGATCTTGAAGGAATACCGAATCGCCTCGGGACTCGATACACTCGAATGGATAAGCTACGACCTGTACTGaagtatactactactaGTCTCAGGTTCTGGAGAGCCTATGTAACGTAGTACATGAGAGTGAGTACCAACTGACCGTCAAGACCAGTCCTCACAAGTCAtgatgtctctctctctctctcctaACCAACTCTACGTAAACTTGATCCAAGCCACTCGCCTACAGGGCCGAGATTTACCCCAGAAAACCAATTCCGCACCTGAGCCGTTCCGAGTGGAcgctcccccctctctcttcaaagTCAATCTCCACATGCAACTGATAAGCCCCGAGACGCCCGGTAGAGACGCGGCGCGGAAACGAGGTCTCCCACTTTCGCCCCAGTGATGTGAGGAACAGTGCGGAATTGGCGGGACTGCGGTGCGGAAGGGTTCCCGCTCGTTTCCGTATCCGGTCAGAGGCTGGACGTGGGCGGGGTCAATCTCAGCATATGGCAAAGAATACGAATAGAAATAAGGCAAGGCTACTTGAATACTGTGGGATACACGTATATGACAACCTCGAGATAGAATTGTGTACCACAGGAATAATAGGTGTCTCGTCGAGGTGGCAAGCCTGTCTCTTACCACAAAGGGATGGCGATGCAAAGTTGCGCAAATCCGCAGCATCCAATCCGGGGGGCATAAGACAGGGACAAGGACAGTGACCCGCTCTATTGAGTTCGTTGATGAGCGGACAAGGACTTCAATGCACAATTACGTGCCAGGTCGACCGAATTTCTCCCTCACTCTCTGCCCATGGAACTTGATTACTCGAATGACGGGGGAGGGCATGGAAGCCACTTTTTCTCAACCCTTGGCCCCATCTTTATATTCGAGACAAAGGCAACGCAAAGCGgccgaagagagagagagagagagagagagacaaacTTCATGTTGCGGCATAGAAGAATCTAAATGTACATTGAAATCAGGTCATACGTTTGACAGGGGGGGAACACAGCAGCCAATgcaaaaggagaaaaaaaatcaaccAGAAATGACGACGCATGTATCGGAGTGGTGTGCCACTGTGTTGATTCACAATCCCCGAGGTATCAAAAGAACAGTCaagcaagaagaaaaggggaaagagaacAGATGACACCCACGATGACCCGAAATGAAAATTCAAACAGAAAGTGGCAGGAAAAGCAGAACAAAAATCTTCATTCGTCAAACGGCACCGGGACCCTTATGGTTTGACTGATCAAGAAGGAGCTTCGGTTTGATATAATCCTCGTCCAACTGTCGGAACCATGCGGCATGGTCCCCGGACGCACCGCCTTGCCAGAGCTCGCGCAAGGCTTCGCGGGCACTGATCCCTTGGGGTTGACGAGCAGGAGACACACTGGCCGAGGCGTGGTGGGGAGATGGGGTATGCGCGCCCGTCGAGGGATGAGACGAGGTACGACGTTGTCGAGATGCATTGCCGGCAGCGGGAGGAAGATCGTCGTCCGAAAGACCGTCCAAGTCCAAATCAAACTCATC comes from Penicillium oxalicum strain HP7-1 chromosome I, whole genome shotgun sequence and encodes:
- a CDS encoding GABA-specific permease, whose product is MDHETVKSSRSGDEKPPFTIGDSIDEAAEVGDTELLATLGYKQELRRHYSTVQIFAVAFSIMGLLPSIASTLAFSMPAGPVGWLAASFFIFIVSLALADLASAMPTAGGLYFWTHYFAADKWKNPLSFVVGYSNTMGLVGGICSIDYGFANMILSMVSLARDGTWTASRPVIYGTYAATVVTHGIIAVYGGRIMPKIQSICIFLNIGLVVATAVALPVGKARNAPPVNSGSYIFGDVENYTTWPTGWAFMLAWLSPIWTIGAFDSCVHMSEEATHAARAVPLGIITSTGMCGILGFLSMVVIATSMRQDIEGILGTSFGQPMAQIYYDALGKNGALGFMAVVMTVQFFMGLSIIFFCGYLSGPSPHLSIFHAQPHLTFYLIKVLAASRQSWAFSRDGALPFSSFFRKVSQSKLTRYQPVRMVCGIIAASVVIGLLALIDNAAANALFSLAVAGNDLAWLTPILARLLWGQEKFVPGEFYTGRYLSKPIAWIAVIYLGFAIVLCMIPNGGPDPGVKNMNYTVVINGALWLGALLYYFIHARKTFKGPQTTVSPEDEGKQLEAEAEAVAEAISKD